The sequence ttattgcagCACGATTTAAtttcgtatataatttttatcgatgCGATGTGTATATCATCGCTCGAAGGGCTCCTGATTATTCGCAATAGCCACGCGATCGTATCGAGGATAAACGCGCACCGTCCCTACATTCATCTACTCCACCTGTCACCGCATAATACGCGATGTGAATTTCTTGTCCAACGACTTGCTGATCAATGTAATCGCGTTGCTCTTCACGCAAGATAAGAGCTCGGATTGAGTCCCGCGGCCGTTTATCGCGCGACGTCGCGATCTTCAATGCCACTTGGCGAATCCCAGATCTTCGATTTTGTCTTGCTTTAATCGAATGTTTAGCAATTAATACGCAGAGAAAAAGATtctctttagatttaataacacttattaaaaacaaacaataaatattatttgattatttgattatattaataatactgtttgattcgataaaatatttttttcagtcaATAAAggtaagattttatataacattgttgttttaataaaataaataaaataagtacatCCAAGCaaatggagaaaaaaatattcaaagaacGTTTTCTCTgagtaaagtaataataattcaaaatacaagTATATACAAAAAGTTGCGACAAATAATCTCTTATCCCGTTCGAAGGTCttaatttctgtaaaaaaaattgtacatctTATAGATATAATACAACACAATAAATTACGTAATAGCACGGAGGCCATGCAAGTCTTGCTTTGGGAccgcaaaaatttatttacgcaAAACAGATAAGGCATCACTTTATGAACCTACCGCTCGATGTTAAACCGCTCTTCGCTGActtgtctttctctttctccgaCTGGACTCCGCTAAACTGCAGCGTGTTCCACGAAGGAAGCGAAGCTCCTCGATCCCGTCGTCGTCTCTATCGAATCGCGCGCTACCGATCGCGCGAACAGCCGTAAAGCGGGATCCTGACAGAGGCGTTAGGATCGCTCGTTTCGGCGCGGCAAACGGCGCGGAACGGGTTAAAGGCGAGTTAATGGCGAGTTGTCCGCGAAGAAATACGCCGACGGACGACCGGATAATAGTCGAGGATAGTCGAGCCTCCTTCTCTCGCTCGGATAGGGAGAAGACTTTTCCGACGGTTCGCCACGCGAGGACCTTTTTGCGGCCGGACGTCTATCTTCGCGCGATCGCGGAGTCGTGGCACACGCCACGGGGTGAAAGTTACTCGCCGCCGACATAAACATCGCGGATAACGATTACGATAAAACCCAACGAGCCGACCAATTCCCTGTCCAGGCGAAATGCCGTGTCGCTTATTCGGTTTCTCTTTCAGACGTATCGATTTCTTTCGGGAGGTACTCCGCGACGTGACCGAACAAGTATTTCCATTCCACTTTATAATCTTACGCTAGCATTAGATATCTCAACGATATCGAGCCGCAAATTGAAGCCCCATTAAAGTAGAATTTGTATGAAATTATACGAGAAATAAGATTTTACCGCTTGTTCGAAtcttgcaatatatatatatatatctatatgtaaTGCATGCAAAACGCTTTGCTCTTACGagttttttgtgtaatttaaagaCAATTTTCTCTTGATGAAAATGTCGATATCTACAGTTACAGTTGAATATTACATACttacatgtatacatattgataatatatcTTCCAACGATAGACGCTGCTAAAGAATTACAACAGGATATTAGAATTCAACGACCTCTCGTTAAACGTTGATTAAAATTGACCACTAAATCTTGATTTTACTGCTTCGAGTCAAGAAAGAAACATATACATGAAAAGGATATGAACGAGATTGCTCGAAGACGCTCGGTGCGTCTTCGTGTAGATGAATCGGACGTCCGAGAGGGAGACGGTGATCTCCGTGTCCGGCGCGATCCTTTGTCAAAGTCCCTTAATCATAGCCTCATTTCTCAAGCGGAATCTCCCGCGGATCTCCGAGCGTGGAGTACGCGGCGTGACGAACGACTCAATTATTGTCCGGCGTGCACCCCTCGAAGGGGGGGAGGAACTTGACTTACCTCTTCCACAAGGGGTCTCTGCATATTGGTCCAGCACTGTTTGCACGGGCACACATCCTTACTCGCGTCCTTCGGGTTCTCGTTCCGCTCGCGGTCCCGCGCGTTACCGGCGGCCTgatgcggcggcggcggcggcaccGGCGGCGGCAACGGACTGGTGGCCACCTCGAGGCTGTCCGAGCTCGAGTTGTGTCGTCGCGGCGGCGTGATGTTGCTGCCGACGTTCGCCTGGTGGCAGGTCACCTGCCTGACCTCGCCGCACGACCTGCCGTGCTCGTTGCCGCACTTGACGGCGTGAGACGGGGACATGTACAGATTCAGCATGCACTTGTTGCTCGGCTGCTGCGGCTGCGGCCGCAGGAAGTCGTCCAGAAGATAAAAGCTTTGCGCGCGGCTCGACCGTGCAGTGGAGGAGATCGTCGTGCCGCGGGTCGTCTCCACGGCGGCTCTGCAGTGCTCGCGTCCCTCCCGAGCACCTCTGCATTGTTGTTGCTCGGGGTCGTCCAGCTGGTGTCGGCTATGCTGCGGGACGTGTCTCTCGTCAAGCTCGTTTACCGGCTCGCTGTCTTGGTACAACCTGCGGCTGACCTTCGACCTGACGGCAATCTGACCAAACTCCCCATTCTCCCGGTAAACGTCTCTACTGACGCGAGACACTCGCGCCGAGTAGGACGTCGGCTGCTGGTAGCGCGCCTTGCAGCTAGACCCGCGCTGCGATTCCTCGCCTCGAAAGTGATCGCTCTCGATCATGGACACGCTCATGTTGTGCGACAGAGAGTTTTGGCTAACGTGAGAACTACCACCAGCACCGGCGGGAGTCCTTAAAAGTGCGCCGAGGGACCGCCACTTCCGGTCCTGTTGGTTCGTCGTTGTCGACGAAACCGAAGATCTGTTCCACTTCCTCTCGTTCGACGGCGACGTCAGTAGACTGTTACCCACGGACCACTTCCGCTCGTTCGTGGGCGACGTCATCGACGACGGCCACTTTCTCTCGTTCGAGGGTGACGCCGCTATCCCCGAAGTGCCCGAGGACGACCATTTCCGTTCCGACGACGGTGCGCTGATAGCGGCGGCAACGGCACCGCCGCTCGCATTCAGCTGCTCCTCCCGCTGTCGGGCCTTCCACCAGGACGACGTCGAGGTGAAGAGAATCAGCGCGCCTCGCAATGGGTTCTGGTTCTTGACCGCTCCCTTCGGCGAGAGGTCGCGGTGATCCTTGACTTTCAACGAGCATTCTCTGAAGTTGGAGTCGCACTCGCGGTCGCTGAACGCGGCGGCGTCGCGCTGTTCCCTCAGGGCGTTCTTCGCGGCCGCCACCTCCTCCTCGTGATACAAGGTCGCGTTCGTGCTGCGCAAACGCGGTCGAATCCTCACGAAGCCGTAATCGTTGCCGTCCTGAAGGACGGGATCGAACGGTTCGCGGGACTGCTGCTGATGATGCTGCAGGAGGGAGCAGTGCGCGGCCCCCGCCTGGCCGCCGGACGTGTACTGATGATGACCGTTGCTCAGCTGCAGACTCGGCTGTTGTAGCAACGTCGAGGTCCTCGCGCGATGACCCTCGCCAACGGTGCCGCGCTGCAAGCACGAGAAGCTCGCCGAGTGCCGCAAGCTCGAGGGCGCGTTGCCCGGCTGACTCACGCCCAACATGTCGCCACCTTTTATTTTCAGTCTTTGATCTCtcgagggagagaaaaagagagcgggtgtgtatatattaatataaaacgtgTATACGTGTATACGTGACGAAGGCAGGACTGACACGAAGGAGGATAGGGGAAGGGAGGGGTGGCAGGTAGAGGGGGCAGTTAGCGAGGAGCTAAGATCGACCAAGGAACGGTTCAGCGAACGAAGCGGCAATCTAGCTCGTCATTACTCCTGGCAGTGTTTTTATCAGTCTCGCGATAACATCCGGCATGTTCCTCTCGCGAGAAGGCGAAGAGgaatctctctttctttcttctacGCTGACCTGTTCTTCCCTCGGTCAATTCCTCTTCCCTGTATCGCGcgcatcatcatcatcatcatcaacaTCATCGTCTTGACTTGAAATTCGTACGattctctctgtctttcgTCGGTAAGCCCCGCCACACGAGCTACATCCTCGTCGTTACCAAATGTCTCTCGCTATCGTATGCGTTTCCTATAGGTGGTAGGTAGACGGAGATCTGTAACAGAAAGTAGGAACAGGGTAGGGAGCGGCAACTCAAAAGAAAAATGGCTATGATGAAACGAAGCGTCGGCCAATGGCGCATCCGTGAAAAATTAAAGTGCTCGATGAGGTGAATCGGGGAGGGCGACGTTACACACGCAAAAAGAATGATCTTGTTATGATCGCGTAACGTGGGTGAATGCGCAATGTTCCTAGAGTTGGCTGTCGAAATTCTGGCGGgggggaaagggggggggATCACGCAAGTGATTTGTTGAAGGGAAATCGGTGAAAGTTGAAGGTCGTTCCGCAGCCAGTATATCCGAGGTATCGGGGATATCTATCGAGGTGTTCTATGAAAGCCGCGTTTCTACGACAATGTGCGAACAGTGAGGTGGAACGTGCGCGTTCTTTTCTTGGAAATATGAACGGGGTTCTAGGCAAAAATGCCGCGCTGTGTACGATCGATGTGTGATTAATTGTGCGATTaagagataaatttaacattgatGTAAGGTGTATTGAAATCGGCTAAAATTATCGCAAGTGAAatatgttgaaaatattttcgaaagataattaaataaacaaatgtaaacgcagatacaaatgttttaaatacttGTTTAAGTTACTAtaccatatattattaaatacgttTAATTCAACATATTTTCTGGGCAAACTATGATAAAGTACATAACAAACATGATTCTGTTTCTCGAGAGCATTATAATATGATGCTAggaaattatatgtaaatgtgaAGGTAGATGTGAATAGAAGTACAGAATTAGAGCGTATCGTGTCCGGATGCAAATACGGATGTTTGTTGCTGTTTGATTATACATTTTGAGAAATTGAGTTGTATGCTACTAAAATCGCAACAGGGCATGACGAGCGTAACGATAACGAGAATTCTCATAAAAGCATCGTCAGAGCAAGCACGCGCTAATGAAATGTGAATGAAATGCAAATCGTAAGTCAAATGTTGATACAATGaatgaaaatcaatatatatgaTGCTTCTCAATGTAGATGCAATCTGTCAATGCAATCTATCAGAAAAAAGCtgtaggagaaaaaaaaaggaagtcAATAATCACAAAACTATCTCGTAAACAGGGACGAAGGAGAGGAGGAGCTTCAGAGTTGAAGGCATTGAACGCATCCTCTTTTAAGTCTGCAGCGTGACATATTCCCTAATTAGAGCAGAGAAGCTGGACCGTCGTCGACGTGATTAGCATTCGTAAAGAACGTCTGACTGTAAAGATCCGGTGTATCTGACGGCGTCACAAACAACTGTGCTGCTCTTTGAAATCGGTTTAAAGTAAAGGATGAAGTATATACGTAGCGCAAAAATGACATCCGTCGTGCTTCATTAAACGAGACGATGTCCAAGTATCAGCGGAGTTACTGGAGAGCAGATTATAAAGAAGGCGCGGTGAAGGACTGCGGTTATCATCATCGTCGTGGCACTTGGGCCAATCTCGTATGTTAATTAAGTTTCCTCTTGCGAACGGTTCTTGCGTTAGCTTTGTCGATATACGTCGTGTCGTCACACGAGAGATAGAAGGCTTGATTCACTCACCGTATTGTGAGCATTAAGCAATTATCCGCGTTGAAACAATAATGATACGTAAGACGACATCCGGCGACCCCGCGACACCCTACTGGTACGGCGACGCGATCGAAATGGAatccgctcgctcgctcgctcgctcgcgccgATTGTGAGCTCTATACGAAACGAGTTGCCAACCGCTCCCCGGGATCTCTCTGGCTTTGTGGCAACGACGTGGTCTAAGGCGGTCGCCGTCTACTATGCGTCTGTAGGTGCGCAAAACAGTGAAAGGTTTTTCAAGGCGGGAAAGCAAGTGACACCTACACGTCGACACGGCCGACGGGGCTGCGACGTACGCGATGCGAAAAGGCAAGGCCGTTCGCGCGGATAAAAGtttgcgtgcgcgcgcgcggagatTTTTGCGAAACCGATCCCGAACCGTCTGTCGCAACGATAATGACGCGTAATGGAATAGTCGCGGATCGCGCATAAAGATCGTCGATTTCGCGCACCGCCAATTAGCGATATCCGATATTTGCTGGCTGCTGATCGATCGGATTTTTCTGCGCGCGATTAGCCGTCGTTTCGAGGCGAGCTCGCTCGCGCCGCTCGCCTATTTCCTTCACCGCACGCGGGATCCTTTCCTTTCCACGCAATCTCTCTATCCTTGAGATCGACATTTCTCGGGCACCTCACCTATATCAAGCGGATCGCATCGCAAATCTTTTTTCCcctcctcctttttttttccgagaACGCGTAATGTAAGTTATTCCGACGCGCGCCATCGTCACGTAATAAACTCTCGTCTTTATTCGCGCGAGTCCTGGTTCCTCGCGGCGGCCGACTCGCGATATTTATATGCGCCGTTACATTCCTGGATACGACGCCACCGGCTTAAGTCGCATTTTACGGCCAGCGCTCTTTGGGCGGATGCAAAGCGGCCGCCGCCGGTTCGCGCTCTCGTTCGCGAGACGTTCGCACGAACGTTCTCGCGGAACACGAAAGCGCCAGTCAATTAGCTCGACGATTTGACCGTGTCGTTGCTAAGCGAGCGATATGCATCATCCTAGAAAATTGCGGGCTGAATACCATTCAGGGCATAAAGTCGACAGTCATCGCGCGCGGGATGGAtctaattagaataaaagcCGTGAGTTTCAACCGATGAAGATTGAACCTGCGCACGCATTAACGTTAATCTCTCCCCTATATCTCTCTCAAATGTAACGAAATTGTAATTCAGTTGGCTCGTCGcatcgttaaaattttatctcgacCGTCCTCCAATGCTGATCGAGAGCCTGCTGATTACCCGGAATGGTATAACAGCCCATTAAATTTCCACGGAGAAAAACCCGATATTTCATACGCTAATGGAACAACGTGTCCACGCGTATATTGATCAATCGCCGTGCACGCACAGATCCGGCGCGAAACTCTCACCTCGCGTTTGTTCGGCGGCGAACGCAGACGTAATCCGTCCCGCGCATTTGCGCTCTGGATACCGCGAGTCAACCTGGTTAACGTAATTGGCCGGAATCTTCGGCCGTAACTAATTGCGGGCCCGGCATATAATAAGCGCGCTCGGGCGGCGCCGCGATTCTTGCCTAAGATTCGTTgcgaaagaaaatttgaaagcTCTTCCTCCTCGGGCGCATCTTACCCCGGATTGGTCTGAAAAGGCGGCGGATTGCGCGATACGTGACAGGAACAAACAAACACGTATGACGGACAGTGTTTTCGCCGCAGACCCGCAGCAATTTGCCCGATTCCGCTTTCACAGTCGCAGAAATAAGAATTGCAATGTGCGCGAGACAAGACAAGACAAGTAGAGAAGTACGAATTCTGAGATAAAGAGAAATCAAATAGGCAGTTATTTATCTCAATCTTAAACGTTAACAATCAATTCGATATATCTTTAGAATGTACTATCCTTGTAACGGAGAAAGGATCGCGAGCGGCCAATCACGATGTAACAGCGCActgttaaaaatgtattatatgtgTTCGCtccgttactttttttctcctaGCGTGCAATTAATAGACGGGGATTACTTATCGGTGAGTCAGTTAGCTTTTAGTTCTCGGATGAGAAGGTTTTATCGAGCGTGCAGTGGTTTTAATCCAACCACCCGGTAATTTCTGACTTACGACAGCTTTGACGTCCCCGCCCGACGTCCTCGTGGCTCGCGTGGCGGCCGTTCGGTAGGACATTCGTCGTTGCGCAGTCGGGTATAATTCGCAGCGTGATTTATCGATAGGAAGGGATTTCCGCGTATGCAGCACGTGGACCTCAGGCTCGCCTGAAAAACCATGCACGTTCGCCGATTCTAcacggcgcgcgcgcgcattatGACACGTCGAtttcgcgcgcgagaattgTTTCTCTTTATGACGATGTGATATAGACAGAGACACGCCTGGCTCATTCCTTTTCGTTGCACAATTCGATTCCGTCACACTCCTGTAATTTCTGTAACTATCGCGCGCGGACTTCCCTCGCCGTTCCTCGAGGAAGCGGTTTTCGCTCGATAAATGAGATTGTTTATCAGCAATAAATCGAAGGGATTTCCACCAGACGTAGCCCATAACCATGATCAAAACTGACTTCCCGCCATAAAATAACGAATCTCCTGCACTGATCAGTTAGAGATATAAAAACGTCCTTGGTCCTCGGGAACGACATGAATTAAGAGCATAAAgccgtatatatatatattatcgaaATATCTCTTCCAAGCGGTACACTAGACTCTACACGCGAGACTCGCGTTTATAGCGGCGATATGGAAAAGAAGAAGGAGCCACTTCGACGAGTCGTCGAGCAGTCGTTAAAGAAATACGTTTCCGCGTCGTCGAGACACTGACAGGCACATAAAATATGGCAATAAATGTCCGTCCGAATACGGCTCGATAAGCGGAAGCGCGCGCCGGCAAAACTCGAAGGACACGAATGAACGGAAGATGAAGGAAGTCGCGAGCGGCGTATACGTTGACCTCTACTACGCGACCTAGTCGATTCATCCGTCAAGTTCTTGACGTGGGCCTGTATCATCTTTCCTTCAAGTCTGATACGTCAGGAAAACAAGCgcctttaattttacaattttacaatactcCCTTTTAAAGTCGCGATCACATCGTCGTTTTCGTTCTCACTTCCGGAATTATATGCCACTGAATTTCAAGAGCatcttgatttaaaaaaaaagatgttttacCGTTTTCATCTCCTATCATAATTCACCGCTCACTACCTAGACGTGTGTAAAGACGCCTCGCAAAAATTTTACGTggattcgtaaaaaaaaaaaaaaaaaaaaaaaacttcggAGCGAGCGGACGATAATTGCACCGGTATACGGAGATAATTAGGAACAATAAAGATAACTAGCACGGAAAGCAGTAATAGGCATCTGCCGCCGGTAAGATGGAAGACGGAACAACCGAGCACGATAACAACGACAACGAAAACGACAACGGCAATGACAGTAATGGGGAATTGGGCgaggaagaaagaggaaaaaccGGGCGAATTCAGTGGCACGTCGTCTACGAGAAATCTATACGCAGGGACATCCCTGTTGTCGTTGGGACAAATAGTCGTTACATCGGTCACGCGATGAGCGTGACACGAGCCTTCGCTCTGTTGCCGGGAGTTCTTCAGGAAGACGGGAGACACTTTCGGCGAACAATACGCTATTCAGCCGATAACTACGTCGAGATGATGATGGGCGCCGTAATAGAAGCGCGGGGGTTGGCGTCGCTAACCCTGGATTAtcaagagggagaaagagaagccAAAGTAATTGCACATCGcccgattaaaatattacgtacCATTCGCCATTAagataaattgcaaaattagatAACTTATTCTAAAAATGATAACGCGATTTGGACGCTAATAATGTGGACGTaacaacatttatataaacaccAATACGCGTgtgaaaattatgtaaataccctttttttacgtgtttaaatataatatagcgATATTGCGCGAAATAATGAAATGTATGTGCGCTATATATGCGTTAAAAGTAAGAGagtaaaatagaattttccGTCCGCGTTAGTTTAGAAATAAACCGCTTAGAAGATCTTCCGACAAAGAGCTATACAATTCCGTAATAGCGCTGTGGGAAAGATTGTCTCGCTCGTGAGGCTGAGTATACACGGCAGTGAGTTGGCACACGTTTACCCTAGTAAACGCAATGTAGGCTGCAGTACCGGGCGGCATCAGGCTAATTACGTACGGCGAAACGTACGGTAACTTTTAATTCCGGAATTACGTGTATACGTGGCCGACACCCAATTAGGCGAACACCGCGTACCAGGGAGACCCCACGAGGAAGCGGCGACGTACGTATTAAAGTTGCAGTTGGAAGTCGCAACATCTGAGATAAAGTTAGGCAAGACGGTCGCACTTGATAGCTCGGCGGTGAGAAAACTCGGACCTTATTTTTCGCAAGAATTCGAGTTTCTCGATCTCCCCCTTCTCtcccttcctcctcttcctcggGATAATCGCTCGAGACATTAACGagcgaaaaagagagagaaagaaattaaagggTGTTAATGTGACAGACCGTAAAGCGCAATTAGCATATATTACTGTGACAACGCGTGCAGTCATCGGCCGCGGTAATTAACTGTCATCGAGTCGCGAGCGCGATCGACAAGCAGCCGCGTCgcggtggaaaaaaaaaagtcgatCTCTCCACGAACGCGAGATTAGAAGCGGCTGATTGTTCAGAGTACACACATTCTCTTAATTAGCGCCCGCCCGTCGCGATGTGGACATCTCCCTCCCGTAATTACACCGCACTCCACTCTCCGTACTCGTCGTCCGTTTGCGCTCCAACTATGCCGATGCGGATTGTGCGGTTTTAACTATAGAACGGCTACATTAGACGCATTAGTTGTGGTATTCCATAATGTCAACGGCATACGTCGACAACAATCGCGGGAAAGTAATGAAATTTCGTACGTTCTGCACAACCGCGAAACTATACGTGCATGGCCTGTCACATCTGGGCGAGTTTCAGATATCAGCGTGATTTCCAGACGATTCTACATTTCTGCCCGTGCCACACATAATGGGGGGCGCATGCCGTCGACATCGCGAGTGGATTAACCTTACAAATCGCCGTGCGCCTTTCAGCGGACTCTCTCAAGCTCCCATTCAGACGTCCCGGGAAGGACAGGAGCACGGTAACGTAATTAAACGGTAATCACGCGAGTCGCCGCGAGTGCACGCGCGGCAAATACCTTTTTTCCTTACAATACCGCGAGCGAGCCAACTCGCGGCCTCCCCCCGTCTAATGGATTTTCAACCGTGCATTGTCGTACTTTGACCTCGTCGGCCATCGTGACCGCCGAGCCTCCCTTTCCGTCCGCAGCCCCCATGATGCCTTCCATCCACCCACCCCCTCTCCCAACAGCCCGGGGTAGACGTCCTCGgcacaagagaaaaataattggcgCTCGCGAAATCGATACCGGGGCACCACGTGTGTACGTATCTCCGCGCCGGTCGAGCAAATCGCGGTGTAACGTTTGTAATTGTTACACCGCGATTCGATATATGAGCGATTGAATGCGTGTGCATACCGCAATATACCCCCGCGAACCTTTAATTTCCCCTGACCGAATAACACAATAATCCAAAAACGGCGGTAacgaagagaagagaaatcTCAAGTCACGtcgattatattatttaaccgTATAGACTGggaagataattaaaaattattgttgtaattatgTGCTTCCTGCTCGGAAAGTACATCGCCATCGATTACATACGAAACTGCAATAAGACACGCGACGTTCTCTCAACTTACCGATTTAACGACCGCCGCTCGTCGGCGCTGCCCGTCCCTCTTGCGAAAATGTTAATCGAGCCGCTGTAATTTCCCGGCGAAAACGCCGGCGCAAATACGACGCGCGCACGTTTATTAcgatgaaatattaatgacGATGCCGATCAAAAATGCAAAGGCGCTAATTCGCCAACGGCGGACTTTTCACGCTCGTTGTACGGATCGTGagcatctttctctctttctctctctctctgtctctctcggTGCGCGCTTTCTCTCATGAATTGaacgaaatgaaaaaaaaaaaaaaagaggagtaACACGCGCGCGTTATACCATTAATACGACGACTCGGCCATTAAAGACTTCGCGCCTCGCGGGCAGCAAGCCGTGATGTTAGAAATCCCCGTAAGCAGAGCGTACACGCCGCCCGGCGCGGGCgcgcaaataataaataaaaaataaaagatccGTAGCGACGTTTCGCGAGGAACGAGGAAACCCCCGAGGTCGCCACTCGGAGCAAAGGCTCAGGAAAACGTTAAAGTCCAACTAAAACGATAGCGATTCCTGCGCAGTGAAAAcgttaattatacaattataatgatGGAGAAACATTAATAGAAAGAGATATTTATGGAAGCTAATATAAATGCTAACGAACAATGGTCGGGATAGAAATATATCGCACGCCCGGTAAACCTGACGGATAATTAATTCCATCGGCGAGTTTCTCGGAGTCGCCGATTGCGGTAATAGCCGCGAAATTTTTTGATCCACGAAACTTTAATTACGGGCAGCACGATGAACGCGTCCTTGCCGCGCGGCCTGTTGCGTGGAAAGCGCTTCCTCTCGGGACGCGAAGAGCGTAATgttactttttctctttcctgaGAGGGGAACGCAAGAAGGACGACGGAACGCGCTCTTGCGACAGCAGCGAGTTGGAATCGTCGGCGGCggcatcgtcgtcgtcgtctttgACACGCCATGCGCGCACGTATTGTTCGCGCACCTACGCGAGCGTAGAATTACGCGACGCACGggcgcattttttttttcgctgcGAGCCGGGATCCGGGTGCCTCTATATCCTTGGCAAACGAAGAGGCACTTTACGGCggactttatattttatatggcgGTCCGTAATAATCAAAGGGGAAACCCCGAGGCAAAGATAAATAGCGATGTAAATTCggtgtaaatatttattattagatttcaAGGAGGTTCTGCCGAGATCGCGACTTTCGCGTATATCAATGAAtatccgatttatataatctttaagcTTCCTCCTCTGAAATGAGATCATT is a genomic window of Monomorium pharaonis isolate MP-MQ-018 chromosome 7, ASM1337386v2, whole genome shotgun sequence containing:
- the LOC118646414 gene encoding uncharacterized protein LOC118646414 isoform X2, which encodes MLGVSQPGNAPSSLRHSASFSCLQRGTVGEGHRARTSTLLQQPSLQLSNGHHQYTSGGQAGAAHCSLLQHHQQQSREPFDPVLQDGNDYGFVRIRPRLRSTNATLYHEEEVAAAKNALREQRDAAAFSDRECDSNFRECSLKVKDHRDLSPKGAVKNQNPLRGALILFTSTSSWWKARQREEQLNASGGAVAAAISAPSSERKWSSSGTSGIAASPSNERKWPSSMTSPTNERKWSVGNSLLTSPSNERKWNRSSVSSTTTNQQDRKWRSLGALLRTPAGAGGSSHVSQNSLSHNMSVSMIESDHFRGEESQRGSSCKARYQQPTSYSARVSRVSRDVYRENGEFGQIAVRSKVSRRLYQDSEPVNELDERHVPQHSRHQLDDPEQQQCRGAREGREHCRAAVETTRGTTISSTARSSRAQSFYLLDDFLRPQPQQPSNKCMLNLYMSPSHAVKCGNEHGRSCGEVRQVTCHQANVGSNITPPRRHNSSSDSLEVATSPLPPPVPPPPPHQAAGNARDRERNENPKDASKDVCPCKQCWTNMQRPLVEESPGTLHKDVGGAGTKVSEKTVGGVGTATLTTLSSINNASNTGRNKNNPVSHEVRLIQHSAREIVERDARDPLAY
- the LOC118646414 gene encoding uncharacterized protein LOC118646414 isoform X1, translating into MLGVSQPGNAPSSLRHSASFSCLQRGTVGEGHRARTSTLLQQPSLQLSNGHHQYTSGGQAGAAHCSLLQHHQQQSREPFDPVLQDGNDYGFVRIRPRLRSTNATLYHEEEVAAAKNALREQRDAAAFSDRECDSNFRECSLKVKDHRDLSPKGAVKNQNPLRGALILFTSTSSWWKARQREEQLNASGGAVAAAISAPSSERKWSSSGTSGIAASPSNERKWPSSMTSPTNERKWSVGNSLLTSPSNERKWNRSSVSSTTTNQQDRKWRSLGALLRTPAGAGGSSHVSQNSLSHNMSVSMIESDHFRGEESQRGSSCKARYQQPTSYSARVSRVSRDVYRENGEFGQIAVRSKVSRRLYQDSEPVNELDERHVPQHSRHQLDDPEQQQCRGAREGREHCRAAVETTRGTTISSTARSSRAQSFYLLDDFLRPQPQQPSNKCMLNLYMSPSHAVKCGNEHGRSCGEVRQVTCHQANVGSNITPPRRHNSSSDSLEVATSPLPPPVPPPPPHQAAGNARDRERNENPKDASKDVCPCKQCWTNMQRPLVEEVSRRSKERATEEKERSPGTLHKDVGGAGTKVSEKTVGGVGTATLTTLSSINNASNTGRNKNNPVSHEVRLIQHSAREIVERDARDPLAY